From one Paenibacillus sp. FSL K6-1330 genomic stretch:
- a CDS encoding Spo0E family sporulation regulatory protein-aspartic acid phosphatase → MISIESELEQVAKKLELLRRELERVASSFELVHQDVVAISQSLDKLIVRYMQLKNQEEYIKRK, encoded by the coding sequence ATGATTTCTATCGAGAGCGAGCTCGAACAAGTAGCGAAAAAACTCGAACTTCTACGAAGAGAACTTGAGCGAGTGGCCAGCAGTTTCGAATTGGTGCATCAAGATGTTGTCGCCATTTCACAGTCGTTGGACAAGCTGATTGTTCGTTACATGCAATTAAAAAACCAAGAAGAATATATCAAAAGAAAGTAG
- a CDS encoding ABC transporter permease subunit — MSSTAESKDKRKRLRIRWHKQDTELTLLALPTTIWYILFSFLPMFGIIIAFKNFKISGGFLSNVFNSPWVGLKNFEFLFKSNDAWIIIRNTIGYNIVFIVLGIVLPVLFAIMIGLLHSRKASKVYQTMMFLPYFLSWVVVSAVGWAFLSFDKGIVNQMLVNMGSDPINWYMEPKYWPLFLILLNVWKGLGYGMVIYLATITSIDSTYYEAAVIDGASIWQQTRFITLPMLKLVIVMMFILAVGRIFYTDFGLFYQVTRDSNSLFNVATTIDVMVYKQLKTATVGMASAAAFVQSVLGCATILIANWIVRRIDPDSAMM; from the coding sequence ATGAGCTCTACAGCCGAATCAAAAGATAAACGAAAGCGCTTACGAATACGCTGGCACAAGCAGGATACGGAACTTACCCTCTTGGCGCTGCCGACCACGATTTGGTACATCCTGTTTAGTTTCTTACCGATGTTCGGGATCATTATCGCCTTCAAAAATTTCAAGATTAGCGGCGGCTTCTTGAGCAATGTGTTTAACAGTCCATGGGTCGGCCTCAAAAACTTCGAATTTTTATTCAAATCGAATGACGCTTGGATCATTATTCGCAACACCATTGGCTACAACATTGTGTTTATCGTGCTAGGAATCGTTCTGCCCGTTCTATTCGCGATTATGATCGGACTCCTCCACAGCCGCAAAGCGAGCAAGGTCTACCAGACGATGATGTTCCTCCCCTATTTCCTATCCTGGGTAGTCGTATCTGCGGTAGGCTGGGCATTCTTAAGCTTCGATAAAGGAATTGTCAATCAAATGCTCGTCAATATGGGCAGCGATCCGATTAACTGGTATATGGAGCCGAAATATTGGCCATTGTTCTTGATTCTCTTAAATGTCTGGAAGGGGCTGGGCTATGGTATGGTCATTTATTTGGCAACCATCACGAGCATTGACAGCACCTATTATGAAGCAGCTGTTATTGATGGCGCTTCGATTTGGCAGCAGACGAGATTTATTACACTGCCCATGCTCAAGCTGGTGATCGTCATGATGTTCATACTGGCCGTCGGGCGGATATTTTACACTGATTTCGGCTTGTTCTATCAGGTCACGCGAGATTCCAATTCGCTGTTCAACGTGGCAACCACCATCGATGTCATGGTGTATAAGCAGCTGAAAACCGCCACCGTAGGGATGGCATCCGCAGCCGCATTCGTACAGTCTGTTCTGGGATGCGCAACGATTCTGATCGCTAACTGGATTGTTCGCAGAATCGATCCGGATAGCGCGATGATGTAA
- a CDS encoding LuxR C-terminal-related transcriptional regulator has protein sequence MGQRTLVEANNHFPNILSMTEIKERLIERKEILYLLQEETRNMNDLLSIPYLFVITDMDGTVIDYCGTGSLKSFLERNNMKSGTSLAREDAGNNAISLSMEQQTLSVVVGAEHSNRLFSELACVCTPLRIENVIIGYLGLSFHYLHEVTFAIPLIEHLAKNIEEKLPQKDPILQRELIYSHFHQYELTNREKEIAYGWLENKNVPEIADIYGISQSTVRTFIKKIYAKTRVNHKGAFLKKFT, from the coding sequence ATGGGTCAAAGAACACTGGTAGAAGCAAACAATCATTTTCCTAATATCCTCAGTATGACTGAAATAAAAGAAAGGTTGATTGAACGGAAAGAAATTCTTTATTTGCTCCAAGAGGAAACAAGGAATATGAACGATTTGCTGTCTATACCCTATTTATTTGTTATAACAGATATGGATGGAACCGTCATCGATTATTGCGGAACAGGTTCGTTAAAAAGTTTTCTCGAGAGAAATAATATGAAAAGTGGGACCTCATTGGCAAGGGAAGACGCAGGAAATAATGCCATTTCATTATCCATGGAACAACAAACGCTTTCTGTCGTAGTTGGGGCCGAGCATAGTAATCGCTTGTTTTCAGAATTGGCGTGTGTTTGTACTCCCCTTCGAATAGAAAATGTGATCATAGGCTACCTTGGCCTTAGTTTTCATTATTTACACGAGGTTACATTTGCCATACCACTCATTGAACACTTGGCCAAGAATATTGAAGAAAAGTTACCTCAAAAGGATCCCATTCTGCAAAGGGAGCTGATCTATTCTCACTTTCACCAATATGAATTAACGAATCGAGAGAAAGAAATAGCATATGGGTGGCTGGAGAATAAAAATGTACCTGAAATTGCTGATATTTATGGTATTAGTCAAAGTACGGTTCGTACTTTTATTAAAAAGATATATGCAAAAACGAGAGTCAACCATAAAGGAGCATTTCTTAAAAAATTTACATAA
- a CDS encoding YitT family protein: MPGRKSPFFFRRISKKLFFITAGSIIQGFAMAMFLFPHAIPSGGGAGIAVLLNHMFELPMSLGLWLANFIFLAFTVPYLDGVSAFGTIFVITVTSVSVNFFEVFLEPPFGNVWIDLLFGSVILGTGVAILIKQRVSNGGIGYVALAIYKYKRINPGTSLFWMNGIIFAFTAYVIDWKIIILAVVCQWISTRIINWIHQFPPPKSIYEPAWRKK, translated from the coding sequence ATGCCCGGGCGAAAGAGCCCCTTTTTCTTTCGTCGTATTTCCAAGAAACTCTTCTTCATTACCGCCGGCTCCATCATTCAAGGTTTTGCCATGGCAATGTTCTTGTTTCCTCACGCCATTCCTTCGGGGGGAGGAGCAGGGATCGCGGTTCTTCTGAACCATATGTTTGAGCTCCCAATGAGTCTCGGACTGTGGTTAGCCAATTTTATTTTCCTCGCCTTTACAGTCCCTTATCTTGACGGTGTCAGTGCCTTCGGGACCATATTTGTTATAACGGTGACGTCCGTTTCCGTTAATTTCTTCGAGGTGTTCTTAGAACCCCCGTTTGGCAACGTATGGATCGATCTTCTATTCGGCTCGGTTATTCTCGGAACAGGTGTCGCCATCCTCATAAAGCAGAGGGTATCGAACGGGGGAATCGGTTATGTTGCCTTAGCCATTTATAAGTATAAAAGAATCAACCCCGGTACCTCATTGTTCTGGATGAATGGAATCATATTCGCCTTCACTGCCTATGTGATCGATTGGAAAATTATTATCCTTGCAGTTGTATGCCAGTGGATATCGACCCGGATCATTAACTGGATTCATCAGTTTCCTCCTCCTAAGTCGATCTATGAACCTGCTTGGCGCAAAAAGTGA
- a CDS encoding YolD-like family protein translates to MTTRKKLEGNGLWESSRMMLPEHKETIIRRQLEEGRKDRPTLDPQEMELIESALAESFHEHRMITVRLFDEYENTELTGIVVLIHTFRREIKLSMAEEESRWIKIDEILSAG, encoded by the coding sequence ATGACAACACGAAAAAAGCTTGAGGGTAACGGACTGTGGGAATCCAGTCGGATGATGCTGCCGGAACATAAAGAAACCATCATTCGCAGACAACTGGAAGAGGGCAGAAAAGACCGGCCGACGCTGGATCCGCAAGAAATGGAATTAATCGAGAGCGCGCTCGCCGAGTCATTTCATGAACACCGCATGATTACCGTGAGGCTGTTCGATGAATATGAGAACACGGAATTGACAGGAATTGTCGTGCTGATCCACACGTTTAGACGGGAAATCAAACTCTCCATGGCCGAAGAGGAATCGCGCTGGATTAAAATTGACGAGATCCTTTCAGCAGGATAA
- a CDS encoding MFS transporter, translating into MEKTKKRKLNISFNSDIDLQTDSAETKDSESSGKSKSSNSSKGQLWEFIALATIPIVLVFGNSMLVPGLPEMQRELGISKFQSSLIITIFSLAAGLFIPIIGYLSDRYGRKIIIIPALIIYGAAGILAGFGAIWNSFAVIISARAIQGLAAAGTAPIAMALVGDLYDGGTESKALGLIEASNGAGKVLSPIIGSLLMLIVWYASFFAFPVFCALSLLAVIFMIKESKQSSKQELGKYLGKIKGIFKEKGRWLITAFFAGSLGLFILFGVLFYLSNILEDKPYHIDGVKKGLILAIPLLGMVITSYTTGSLIKKKGLLIRWLMNIGLIAMTLSLAATLFFFNNIYVFIGLLTVSCIGTGMLLPCLNTMITGAVEKSERGMITSLYNSLRFLGVAAGPPLFGWMMDKSDHVVFITVSSLSLVALGFVFFLIKPPRQIG; encoded by the coding sequence ATGGAAAAGACCAAAAAGCGAAAACTGAATATTAGCTTTAATAGCGATATCGACCTGCAGACCGACTCCGCGGAGACAAAAGACAGCGAATCTTCCGGAAAATCAAAGTCTTCTAACAGCTCAAAGGGTCAATTGTGGGAATTTATCGCACTAGCGACGATCCCGATCGTACTCGTTTTCGGCAATTCCATGCTAGTCCCGGGGCTTCCAGAAATGCAAAGGGAGCTTGGTATCAGTAAATTTCAAAGCAGCTTGATCATCACAATTTTCTCCTTGGCAGCAGGCTTGTTTATTCCGATTATTGGTTATTTGTCCGATCGATATGGACGAAAAATTATTATTATACCCGCCTTGATCATATATGGAGCTGCCGGTATTCTGGCAGGATTCGGCGCCATTTGGAACTCATTTGCGGTGATTATCTCTGCGAGGGCGATTCAGGGGCTAGCGGCCGCCGGAACAGCACCGATTGCCATGGCGCTCGTTGGCGATTTATACGATGGCGGGACCGAAAGCAAGGCACTGGGCTTAATCGAAGCCTCCAATGGCGCAGGGAAGGTACTCAGCCCGATCATCGGCTCTCTGCTTATGCTGATCGTGTGGTATGCTTCCTTTTTCGCATTTCCCGTGTTCTGTGCGTTATCGTTGTTGGCCGTCATTTTTATGATCAAAGAATCGAAACAATCTTCAAAGCAAGAACTAGGGAAATACCTTGGGAAAATCAAAGGCATCTTCAAAGAAAAAGGCCGCTGGCTCATCACTGCTTTTTTTGCCGGATCACTGGGGTTGTTCATTTTGTTTGGCGTACTATTCTATTTATCCAACATTCTTGAAGACAAGCCGTACCACATCGACGGGGTCAAGAAGGGCTTGATATTGGCCATCCCATTACTCGGGATGGTGATCACCTCCTATACAACTGGAAGCTTGATCAAGAAAAAGGGCCTGCTGATCCGTTGGCTGATGAATATCGGGCTGATTGCCATGACCCTTTCTCTGGCGGCTACGCTTTTCTTTTTTAACAACATTTATGTGTTTATCGGGTTGCTAACAGTCAGCTGCATTGGAACCGGAATGCTTCTTCCTTGCTTAAATACAATGATCACCGGCGCTGTTGAGAAAAGTGAGCGGGGAATGATTACGTCCCTTTACAATAGCTTGCGATTTTTGGGGGTTGCAGCAGGGCCTCCCTTATTCGGGTGGATGATGGATAAATCGGATCATGTCGTTTTCATAACCGTGTCTTCACTATCTTTGGTTGCTTTAGGATTCGTGTTCTTTTTGATTAAGCCGCCTCGGCAGATCGGATGA
- a CDS encoding FtsX-like permease family protein: protein MRAILTLCWGNLRKRKMQNTLIALLIALSALLVSTAFTVLMNTENVFNDRHTAAQGAHEVINMTRGLHDKQMVADWWSSQDGVTASSLVPYKPWTGLVYNGKELPNLYLYMINTPPMPHGVNNPLPGTGPEHLTVPEAGEIWIPTSLAYKYNMHIGDELTFTSGTAPVHFTIGAIVIDLSHGGPFSTTARIWMNDADYRSTMGSLSTPEQYMLSLRYAYPEQSGEYWQRFEQALGSPFLEERVSFAELSAFYFIMNKVIGFVMSFLGLIMILVALLTIGFTITDTILANYRTIGILKSIGMTSERIIGTYLLQYGLMAIVALVPALIASRLLSDVIIQNSLSFLKSDTAPVPVQAVDVAIWTGCGLLLIILLCVLVYAAKTRHIEPIQAIRYGMSESSHSRTHLHGARIRLLDRWSVPTVIGWKHVSGNKKSAALIFLLMSITVAVLVFGAVLVTSVYRIGETSAQWGYDDADIAIMVIHAEGMDRGKMQAYIQNDPRVLSLNWSGAATGVIADVEGDSDHQQTFSLPLTVVEGSMDEMGFASLAGRNPALPNEVSIGINIARKLDKDIGDILTIYIEGKPQQLLITGTFQSISNLSNVARVTSDLVEQLHPDAGFIQLKSKTDSDALVQQLNERYGPSIQALKQDVLLDSVFKEAAAVLLIPMSMLALLFMAVTCLIVYTTCRLHIRKETKTYGIYASLGLTATDIRRALTSGIAGLAALGALVGIACGVYALPAVLRGLLSTYGIVKLPLIMEWPLAIGLALIALAIAVSGCWLASRILRRTSLRVLVMDS from the coding sequence AGGGTGCCCATGAAGTCATCAATATGACCCGCGGGTTGCATGACAAACAAATGGTAGCCGATTGGTGGTCAAGCCAAGACGGAGTAACCGCATCCAGCTTAGTCCCTTATAAGCCATGGACGGGACTGGTCTATAACGGAAAAGAATTGCCCAATCTTTATCTGTATATGATCAATACGCCTCCGATGCCGCATGGGGTCAACAATCCTCTTCCCGGTACAGGCCCTGAGCATCTGACCGTTCCGGAAGCCGGCGAGATCTGGATACCCACCTCGCTTGCCTACAAATACAACATGCACATCGGTGATGAATTGACGTTCACCTCAGGGACTGCACCAGTACATTTCACGATTGGCGCCATTGTCATCGACTTATCCCATGGCGGTCCTTTCTCGACCACTGCCCGCATCTGGATGAACGATGCCGACTACCGGTCAACTATGGGTAGCTTGTCCACTCCGGAGCAATACATGTTATCGCTTCGCTATGCGTATCCCGAACAAAGCGGGGAGTACTGGCAGCGCTTTGAGCAGGCGCTCGGATCGCCGTTTTTGGAGGAACGCGTTTCGTTTGCCGAATTGTCGGCCTTTTACTTTATCATGAACAAGGTGATCGGCTTTGTCATGAGTTTCCTCGGGCTGATCATGATCCTCGTCGCTTTGCTTACGATCGGCTTTACGATCACGGACACGATCCTTGCCAATTATCGCACCATCGGCATTCTCAAATCGATCGGCATGACTTCCGAACGCATCATCGGTACCTACTTGCTGCAATACGGTTTAATGGCGATTGTCGCCTTGGTCCCAGCACTGATTGCAAGTCGTCTCCTTTCAGATGTCATCATCCAGAATTCCCTGTCTTTTCTCAAATCCGATACAGCACCTGTTCCCGTACAAGCAGTAGATGTTGCGATCTGGACCGGCTGCGGCCTGCTGCTCATCATCCTTCTATGCGTCCTTGTTTATGCTGCTAAGACACGCCATATTGAGCCCATTCAAGCGATCCGTTACGGCATGTCGGAATCCTCGCATAGTCGTACCCATCTGCATGGTGCCCGCATAAGACTACTGGACCGATGGTCCGTACCCACGGTCATCGGCTGGAAGCATGTGAGCGGCAACAAAAAAAGCGCAGCACTGATCTTTCTGCTAATGAGCATCACGGTGGCTGTGCTCGTCTTTGGCGCCGTGCTAGTAACCAGTGTCTATCGCATTGGTGAAACGTCGGCCCAGTGGGGTTATGACGATGCGGATATCGCCATTATGGTTATCCATGCGGAAGGTATGGATCGGGGAAAAATGCAAGCCTATATCCAAAACGACCCTCGGGTTCTCAGTCTAAACTGGTCTGGGGCCGCCACCGGCGTCATCGCGGATGTCGAAGGGGATAGCGATCATCAACAGACGTTTAGCCTCCCTTTGACGGTCGTGGAAGGCAGCATGGACGAGATGGGATTTGCCTCGCTTGCGGGCCGTAATCCTGCACTGCCTAATGAAGTTTCTATCGGAATCAATATTGCGCGTAAGTTGGACAAAGATATCGGCGACATACTCACGATCTACATTGAAGGAAAACCGCAGCAATTGCTGATCACCGGCACCTTTCAGTCTATTTCCAATTTGTCGAACGTCGCCAGGGTCACCTCGGACCTTGTGGAGCAGTTGCATCCGGACGCCGGGTTTATTCAGCTTAAGAGCAAAACCGATAGCGATGCGCTTGTACAGCAGCTGAACGAGCGTTACGGCCCTTCCATCCAAGCGCTGAAGCAGGATGTGCTGCTCGATTCCGTATTCAAAGAAGCTGCGGCGGTTTTGCTCATTCCGATGAGTATGCTGGCTCTTCTGTTCATGGCTGTCACTTGTCTTATTGTTTATACGACTTGCCGTCTGCATATTCGTAAGGAAACGAAAACATATGGCATCTATGCCTCGCTCGGCCTGACAGCAACCGATATCCGTCGTGCCTTGACAAGTGGCATTGCCGGACTGGCTGCGCTTGGTGCACTTGTTGGCATCGCTTGCGGTGTCTACGCATTGCCAGCCGTGCTGCGCGGTCTGCTCTCTACCTACGGTATTGTCAAGCTGCCACTCATCATGGAATGGCCGCTGGCCATTGGGCTGGCTCTGATCGCGCTTGCTATTGCCGTCAGCGGCTGCTGGTTGGCTTCACGAATCCTCCGCCGCACCTCCCTTCGGGTGTTGGTAATGGATTCATGA
- a CDS encoding phosphosulfolactate synthase — protein MNSSLRTVWPMEICDPSGLRENPEHGKKDHDTYGVMERGMTMVIDKGLGRNMFSDVIETASDYIDCVKFGFGTAPLYKTEMLLYKINLAKQHGITVMPGGTLLETAVQQDVVPAFFNTVCRLGFNAIEVSDGTIEMSRKKRTELIREGKQRGLRVFTEYGKKQSGSRIEAEMLAYTMEADLDVGAEYIIVEARESGLGIGIFDKHGECQEEMINTIIDYVSDARKLIWEAPLKEQQAMLLRKLGSNVHLGNIQPTEVLSLETMRRGLRQDTFELGVREKHTDGFCYVI, from the coding sequence ATGAACAGTTCCCTGCGAACAGTTTGGCCCATGGAGATATGTGATCCGAGCGGGCTGCGCGAAAATCCCGAGCACGGCAAAAAAGACCACGACACCTACGGGGTCATGGAACGCGGGATGACGATGGTTATTGATAAAGGCTTGGGTAGAAACATGTTTTCAGATGTGATCGAGACAGCCTCGGATTACATCGATTGCGTCAAATTCGGTTTTGGGACGGCTCCGCTGTATAAAACGGAAATGCTGCTATATAAGATCAATCTAGCCAAACAACATGGAATCACGGTCATGCCCGGCGGAACCTTGCTTGAGACAGCCGTGCAGCAAGATGTCGTCCCCGCATTTTTTAATACCGTTTGCCGTCTTGGATTTAACGCTATAGAAGTATCCGACGGCACGATTGAGATGTCGCGAAAAAAACGAACGGAGCTCATCCGGGAAGGTAAACAACGCGGACTTCGGGTTTTTACGGAGTATGGTAAAAAGCAATCCGGTTCCCGCATCGAAGCCGAAATGCTCGCGTATACGATGGAAGCGGATTTAGACGTAGGTGCCGAGTATATCATCGTTGAAGCGCGCGAGTCAGGACTGGGTATCGGTATTTTCGATAAGCATGGCGAGTGCCAGGAAGAAATGATAAATACTATCATCGACTACGTGTCGGATGCAAGAAAGCTGATTTGGGAGGCACCTCTTAAGGAGCAGCAAGCGATGCTTCTCCGCAAATTGGGATCTAATGTGCATTTGGGGAATATCCAACCCACCGAAGTGCTTTCCCTTGAAACGATGCGCCGGGGACTTCGTCAAGATACGTTTGAACTCGGGGTGAGAGAGAAACATACGGATGGATTTTGTTACGTGATTTAA
- a CDS encoding carbohydrate ABC transporter permease, protein MTPKTTYETGLEKFNRTNKAVNLFFNLIFIILALLCVIPVVVVLSISFSSEESIRETGYHLLPVALSAEAYVYIVKQGTMILRALGVSALVTVAGTVLGVLLTASMGYVLSRPNYKLRGFLTWVVFIPMVFNGGLVSSYFINTNLLGLKDSIWALILPLAVSSFNVIICKTFFKSTIPDGLIESAEIDGASQLRIFFSIILPISLPVIATIGLFLCFAYWNDWFQSMLYIDNQNLYSLQALLNSLMSNVDALAKNAASMGVSYAMLVATMPKESARMAVAILIVLPVAFAYPFFQKYFISGLTVGAVKG, encoded by the coding sequence ATGACACCGAAAACCACTTACGAGACAGGCCTTGAGAAGTTTAACCGTACAAACAAAGCCGTCAATCTGTTCTTCAACTTGATATTTATCATCTTGGCTCTGCTCTGCGTCATACCCGTAGTTGTTGTTCTGTCCATTTCCTTCTCCAGTGAGGAGTCCATCCGTGAGACCGGTTATCACCTGCTCCCGGTCGCTCTGTCGGCTGAGGCATACGTCTATATCGTTAAGCAGGGAACGATGATTCTGCGAGCGCTCGGGGTATCCGCCCTCGTTACCGTGGCCGGTACCGTGCTCGGCGTATTGCTTACCGCCTCCATGGGTTATGTGCTGTCTCGCCCAAACTACAAGCTCAGGGGCTTTCTGACCTGGGTGGTATTCATCCCCATGGTATTCAACGGCGGCTTGGTGTCCAGCTACTTCATTAATACCAATTTATTAGGACTTAAGGATAGCATCTGGGCACTTATTCTACCGCTGGCTGTTTCATCGTTCAACGTGATTATATGTAAAACCTTCTTCAAGAGCACGATTCCCGATGGGCTGATCGAATCTGCTGAAATCGATGGTGCCAGCCAGCTGCGAATCTTCTTCTCTATCATCCTGCCGATCTCGCTGCCGGTCATCGCAACCATCGGACTGTTTCTCTGCTTTGCTTACTGGAATGACTGGTTCCAATCGATGCTGTATATCGACAACCAGAACCTGTATTCCCTGCAAGCACTGCTCAACAGCTTAATGAGTAATGTAGACGCACTCGCGAAAAATGCAGCAAGTATGGGCGTCAGCTACGCCATGCTCGTTGCCACGATGCCGAAGGAATCAGCCCGTATGGCTGTCGCCATTCTCATCGTGCTGCCGGTAGCATTTGCCTACCCTTTCTTCCAGAAATATTTTATTTCCGGATTGACGGTCGGCGCCGTGAAAGGCTAA
- a CDS encoding DNA polymerase IV, translated as MKSSSRVIMLGDCQSFYASVEKADHPEYTGRPLVVAGDPERRSGIVLAACPLAKEKGITTAERLGEALSKCPDLVVIKPRMQKYIDVSMQITEIYKSYTDLVEPYSIDEQFLDVTGSLHLFGTPDELAQTIQRHIQDATGVYARFGIGETKILAKTACDNYAKKNPSGIYTLSKDSLADTLWKLPVSCMFMAGSKMTRHFNVMGLPTIGSVAQTPLAKLKQMMRRKFGKNSDISAEMYWRIANGIDDSPVRPGTHQVDPKSVGHMMTLPRDYTKLEEIKVVLLELTELVCQRCRGLGFMGHVVSVGCMGADFDRPTGFSRQMKMEDPSNITNQVYRWACRLLEMYWDGLPIRRVGISLSQFSPDTEYQMSLFDTGRERSMALERVTDALKNKYGNSIVIRAVSKTDAGQALDRSAKIGGHYK; from the coding sequence GTGAAATCATCTAGCCGAGTCATCATGTTAGGGGATTGCCAGTCCTTTTATGCATCTGTTGAGAAAGCTGACCATCCCGAGTATACAGGCCGCCCTTTGGTAGTTGCAGGGGATCCGGAAAGACGTTCAGGTATCGTGCTGGCTGCTTGTCCGCTTGCTAAAGAAAAAGGAATAACGACGGCAGAGAGATTAGGGGAAGCACTGTCAAAGTGCCCGGATCTTGTCGTCATTAAACCCAGGATGCAGAAGTATATTGACGTTTCGATGCAAATCACGGAGATATACAAGAGTTATACCGATTTGGTTGAGCCTTACAGTATCGACGAGCAGTTTCTAGACGTTACCGGTTCGCTGCATCTGTTCGGCACACCCGATGAGTTAGCCCAAACCATTCAGCGTCATATCCAGGATGCTACGGGTGTTTACGCCCGCTTCGGCATCGGTGAAACCAAAATCCTGGCTAAAACCGCCTGTGACAACTATGCCAAGAAAAATCCGTCCGGCATTTACACTTTGTCCAAGGACTCGCTTGCGGATACCCTTTGGAAATTGCCCGTTAGCTGTATGTTTATGGCCGGCAGCAAGATGACCCGCCACTTTAACGTCATGGGGCTGCCCACGATCGGCAGCGTGGCTCAGACGCCTCTTGCTAAATTGAAGCAGATGATGCGCCGTAAATTCGGTAAAAATTCCGATATCTCAGCCGAGATGTACTGGCGAATTGCCAACGGAATCGATGACAGCCCGGTAAGACCAGGCACTCACCAAGTTGACCCTAAATCGGTTGGACACATGATGACCCTCCCTCGGGATTATACCAAGCTGGAAGAAATCAAGGTCGTGCTGCTTGAGCTAACCGAGTTGGTTTGCCAGCGATGCCGCGGTCTTGGTTTTATGGGGCATGTGGTGTCGGTCGGTTGTATGGGAGCAGACTTTGACCGCCCTACGGGATTTAGCCGACAGATGAAGATGGAGGATCCATCGAATATTACGAATCAGGTTTACCGCTGGGCATGCCGGCTGCTTGAAATGTATTGGGACGGCCTGCCGATTCGGCGGGTCGGTATTAGCTTGTCACAGTTTTCCCCGGATACGGAATACCAAATGTCATTGTTTGATACAGGACGGGAGCGGTCAATGGCACTTGAACGGGTGACCGATGCCCTAAAAAATAAATACGGGAATTCGATTGTGATTAGAGCCGTATCCAAAACAGACGCAGGCCAAGCGCTGGACCGATCAGCCAAGATAGGAGGACACTATAAATGA
- a CDS encoding 2-phosphosulfolactate phosphatase produces the protein MPIRIIQGHHHTLEASHINVVIDVIRAFTVAHYAFINGVQGIILAGTLDDALRLKKIDPDFLLAGEIQGLPIPGFELDNSPVRLHNLDLREKFLIQKTTNGVTATLNALSTEHLFVTGFTNARTTAEFIKRNLLKEDNMMINLIASHPSGDDDLACAQYISEILQDTNRISAEETIERIRKSEAVEKFYDNEKPEFLQEDISFCIQELPSDFVMKVNLNKSNPLIERFQVGALIPDHEGYHL, from the coding sequence ATGCCGATACGGATTATCCAAGGACATCATCATACATTGGAAGCATCCCACATCAATGTTGTAATTGATGTTATAAGGGCTTTTACCGTAGCTCACTATGCCTTTATCAATGGGGTTCAAGGTATCATTCTGGCAGGAACTCTAGACGACGCCTTGCGTCTAAAAAAAATCGATCCTGACTTTTTATTAGCGGGAGAGATACAGGGGCTGCCGATTCCGGGGTTTGAACTGGACAATTCGCCTGTACGTTTACACAACTTGGATCTTCGGGAGAAATTTCTGATCCAGAAGACAACCAATGGGGTTACAGCAACCCTAAACGCATTGAGTACCGAGCACCTATTCGTTACCGGGTTCACCAATGCAAGAACAACAGCAGAGTTTATAAAGAGGAACTTATTAAAAGAAGACAACATGATGATTAATTTAATTGCTTCGCATCCGTCAGGGGATGATGATCTGGCCTGCGCACAATATATATCGGAGATTCTCCAAGACACTAACCGTATATCTGCCGAGGAAACCATTGAACGGATTCGAAAGTCAGAAGCGGTCGAGAAATTTTACGATAATGAAAAACCGGAATTTTTACAGGAGGATATTTCGTTTTGCATCCAAGAGCTCCCTTCCGATTTTGTAATGAAAGTGAATCTTAATAAAAGTAATCCGTTGATTGAAAGGTTCCAGGTGGGGGCTTTAATCCCTGATCATGAGGGGTATCACTTGTGA